Proteins from a genomic interval of Mesobacillus sp. S13:
- a CDS encoding competence protein CoiA encodes MLVANKSNGDRLSLGEKWQKSDLIGIRSSEKFHCPECGEEVVMKLGSKKSWHFSHLAGGSCEYEYDRESEYHRSGKLSLYNWLKKQGINAVLESYDPLMKQKPDIAFEFQNQKYAIEFQCSVIPAEIFEKRTKTYFGHGVIPIWIAAETLIKRKTKNVVGLNNFLYLFFRLHRHNWNIPAFCPISEQFINLHGAIPISSRKTITNLEVKSLNQSSIQHLISPAAERFAFMKAWQTENRKLKSQYLQSPGARKNRFLVELYRNRLSLLSLPPVFGLPVHSSPYIETPSFIWQTYLYLDVFRYFKTGDIIYYSRIREAFANRVKKGDIKLRQLPVARQRDAWHTLAEYVFLLTKLSYLDKLDSGTVRVVKDIVMAASIEDQLKAEAEFFAEHQNKIGHLIFNLT; translated from the coding sequence GTGCTAGTAGCAAATAAGAGCAATGGTGATCGATTATCCCTGGGTGAAAAGTGGCAAAAAAGTGATTTAATAGGCATTCGGTCAAGCGAGAAGTTTCACTGTCCGGAGTGCGGTGAAGAAGTGGTCATGAAGTTAGGAAGCAAGAAGAGTTGGCATTTTTCACATTTGGCAGGTGGCAGCTGCGAATATGAGTATGATCGAGAATCTGAATATCATCGATCGGGCAAGCTGTCTCTTTATAACTGGCTAAAGAAACAAGGAATCAATGCAGTATTAGAGAGTTATGATCCATTAATGAAGCAAAAACCGGACATTGCCTTTGAATTCCAAAATCAAAAATATGCAATTGAATTCCAATGTTCAGTCATACCTGCCGAGATATTTGAAAAGAGGACAAAAACGTATTTCGGTCATGGGGTAATCCCGATTTGGATTGCTGCCGAGACCCTGATTAAACGGAAGACGAAGAATGTTGTAGGATTGAATAACTTCCTCTACCTCTTCTTTCGTCTGCATCGGCACAATTGGAATATCCCTGCTTTTTGCCCGATTTCAGAACAATTCATCAACCTTCATGGAGCTATTCCAATTTCCTCAAGAAAAACCATCACTAATCTTGAAGTGAAGTCTCTTAATCAATCTTCCATTCAGCACCTCATTAGTCCCGCTGCAGAAAGGTTTGCATTTATGAAAGCCTGGCAAACAGAGAATCGAAAGTTGAAATCACAGTATCTTCAATCGCCTGGAGCAAGGAAAAACCGATTTCTAGTAGAGTTGTACCGTAACCGTCTGAGCCTTCTCTCTCTTCCTCCAGTTTTCGGTCTTCCAGTACACTCAAGCCCCTATATTGAAACCCCATCCTTCATCTGGCAAACCTATCTCTACCTTGATGTTTTTCGTTATTTTAAAACTGGAGATATCATCTATTATTCGAGGATTCGTGAGGCTTTTGCCAACCGGGTTAAAAAGGGCGATATCAAGCTCAGGCAGCTCCCAGTTGCACGCCAAAGAGATGCCTGGCACACCCTTGCTGAATATGTTTTTCTTTTAACCAAACTATCGTATCTGGATAAGCTTGACTCTGGTACCGTGAGGGTAGTAAAGGATATTGTGATGGCCGCCTCAATCGAAGACCAACTGAAGGCTGAAGCAGAATTTTTTGCTGAACATCAAAATAAAATTGGCCATTTGATTTTTAACTTAACATGA
- the pepF gene encoding oligoendopeptidase F, whose protein sequence is MSNESAVKKLPVRDEVSTENTWRLEDIFAVDEQWEQEFNEVKGLIPSVQEYQGKLGDSAEQLYNALQLQDKMLERLGRLYTYAHMRYDQDTTNSFYQGMDDRIKNLYSQAASALAFIVPEILAVDEEKIKGFLNEKEELKLYEHALEEINLQRPHILSAEEEALLAQASEVMSSPSNTFGMLNNADLEFPSIKDENGEDVEITHGRFIRFLESEDRRVREDAFKAVYKTYGSFKNTFASTLSGNIKKDNFNARIRKYDSARHAALAANNIPESVYENLVNTVNDNLHLLHRYVKLRRKVLGLEKLHMYDLYTPLVKDVKMEIPYGEAKEYVLKGLAPLGDEYNNILQEGFENRWVDVYENKGKRSGAYSSGAYGTNPYILMNWQDNVNNLFTLAHEFGHSVHSYYTRKSQPYPYGNYSIFVAEVASTCNEALLNDYMLKTIDDEQKRLYLLNHYLEGFRGTVFRQTMFAEFEHMIHQKAQNNEALTADSLTKDYYELNKKYFGEEDIMIDEEIGLEWSRIPHFYYNYYVYQYATGFSAATALSKQILEEGQPAVDRYIDFLKSGSSDYPIEVLKKAGVDMTSAKPIQEALKVFEEKLNEMEALLS, encoded by the coding sequence ATGTCAAATGAATCTGCAGTAAAGAAATTGCCAGTAAGAGACGAGGTTTCCACAGAGAATACGTGGAGACTTGAGGATATTTTTGCAGTTGATGAGCAATGGGAACAAGAATTCAATGAAGTGAAGGGCTTGATTCCTTCTGTCCAGGAGTATCAGGGCAAGCTAGGCGATAGCGCGGAACAACTATATAATGCACTACAGTTGCAGGATAAAATGCTTGAGCGTCTCGGAAGACTTTATACATACGCGCATATGCGCTATGACCAGGACACAACCAATTCCTTTTACCAAGGGATGGATGACCGTATCAAGAATCTTTATTCTCAAGCAGCAAGCGCGCTTGCCTTCATCGTACCAGAAATTCTTGCTGTGGATGAAGAGAAGATCAAGGGCTTTCTGAATGAAAAAGAAGAATTGAAGCTTTATGAGCATGCATTGGAGGAAATCAACCTTCAGCGCCCTCATATTCTTTCCGCTGAAGAGGAAGCACTTCTGGCTCAGGCTTCCGAGGTGATGAGCTCACCTTCAAATACATTTGGAATGCTGAACAATGCCGATCTCGAATTTCCTTCCATTAAGGATGAGAACGGAGAAGATGTGGAAATCACGCACGGCCGTTTCATCAGGTTCCTGGAAAGCGAAGATCGCAGGGTTCGTGAGGATGCTTTCAAAGCTGTGTATAAAACATATGGCAGCTTTAAGAATACTTTTGCCAGCACATTGAGCGGCAATATCAAAAAGGATAACTTCAATGCAAGGATCCGCAAATATGACTCTGCGAGACATGCTGCGCTTGCTGCGAACAATATCCCTGAAAGTGTCTATGAAAACCTTGTGAATACGGTGAATGACAATCTGCATCTCCTTCACAGATATGTTAAGCTTCGCAGGAAGGTATTAGGCCTCGAGAAGCTTCATATGTATGATCTGTACACACCGCTTGTCAAGGATGTGAAGATGGAGATTCCTTATGGAGAAGCAAAGGAATATGTCCTAAAAGGTTTAGCGCCTCTTGGCGATGAATATAACAACATCCTTCAAGAAGGATTCGAAAACCGCTGGGTGGATGTGTATGAGAACAAAGGGAAGCGCAGCGGAGCCTATTCATCAGGAGCTTATGGCACAAATCCATATATTTTGATGAACTGGCAGGACAATGTAAATAATTTGTTTACGCTGGCGCATGAATTCGGACATTCCGTACACAGCTACTACACAAGAAAATCCCAGCCGTATCCTTACGGCAACTACTCAATTTTCGTTGCTGAAGTGGCTTCAACTTGCAACGAAGCATTATTGAATGACTATATGCTAAAAACCATCGATGATGAGCAGAAGCGTCTGTATCTATTGAATCATTACCTCGAAGGCTTCCGTGGAACAGTATTCAGACAGACGATGTTTGCTGAATTTGAACATATGATCCACCAAAAAGCCCAGAATAACGAGGCATTGACAGCTGATTCACTGACAAAGGACTACTACGAACTAAACAAAAAGTATTTTGGTGAAGAGGATATCATGATTGATGAAGAAATCGGTCTTGAATGGTCAAGAATCCCACACTTCTACTACAATTACTATGTTTACCAGTATGCGACTGGCTTCAGTGCAGCAACGGCGCTCAGCAAACAGATCCTTGAAGAAGGCCAGCCGGCTGTTGACCGCTATATTGACTTCCTGAAATCAGGCAGCTCAGATTATCCGATCGAAGTATTGAAAAAGGCAGGCGTCGATATGACAAGTGCAAAACCAATACAGGAAGCATTGAAGGTCTTTGAAGAAAAGTTAAACGAAATGGAAGCATTGCTTTCATAA
- a CDS encoding ClpXP adapter SpxH family protein, which yields MKLSRENLLSYDPSEFCHSLDKKPIEIYIFVDPLCPECWALEPIIKKLQIEYGRYFSIRHVLSGKLATLNMSRKKRYETIADLWEKTASRTGMSCDGSLWFENPVSSPYLASIAIKSAELQGRKKGIRFLRKLQEVLFLEKQNVSNFEVLKNCARSVGLDVEEFVTDIHSETAAKAFQCDLKITNEMDVQEIPTFVFFNANVEEEGIKITGLYPYEVYVQILEEMLQEKPERAQPPMLEQFLKQYKMVASKEVAVVYDMTVQQAEKELKKLMLKQRVEQIPAKYGVFWRYQEG from the coding sequence ATGAAACTGAGTCGGGAAAACCTTTTAAGCTATGACCCATCAGAGTTTTGCCACAGCCTGGATAAAAAACCTATTGAAATCTATATATTTGTCGACCCGCTCTGTCCAGAGTGCTGGGCACTTGAACCTATCATCAAGAAACTTCAAATCGAATATGGCAGGTATTTTTCCATTCGTCATGTATTAAGCGGCAAACTGGCCACCCTGAACATGAGCAGGAAAAAACGCTATGAAACGATTGCTGATCTTTGGGAAAAAACAGCTAGCAGAACGGGTATGTCCTGTGACGGATCTCTGTGGTTTGAAAACCCCGTGTCATCCCCATATTTAGCTTCGATTGCGATAAAGTCAGCTGAACTTCAGGGGAGAAAGAAAGGCATTCGATTCCTGCGTAAGCTTCAGGAGGTCCTTTTTCTTGAAAAACAGAATGTATCTAACTTCGAGGTGTTAAAAAATTGCGCTAGAAGCGTCGGTTTAGACGTAGAGGAATTTGTCACCGACATTCATTCTGAAACCGCTGCAAAAGCATTTCAGTGCGATTTAAAAATAACGAATGAAATGGATGTCCAGGAAATCCCGACTTTCGTCTTTTTTAATGCTAATGTCGAGGAAGAGGGAATCAAGATTACTGGTCTCTACCCTTATGAGGTGTACGTACAGATTCTTGAAGAAATGCTTCAGGAAAAGCCAGAGCGTGCACAGCCGCCGATGCTTGAACAATTTCTGAAGCAATATAAGATGGTCGCCTCGAAGGAAGTAGCAGTTGTCTATGACATGACCGTCCAACAGGCCGAGAAGGAATTGAAAAAATTAATGCTAAAACAACGAGTCGAACAAATCCCTGCTAAATATGGGGTGTTCTGGCGCTACCAAGAAGGATGA
- a CDS encoding globin — translation MVENKTLPFEAIGERTLHRLVDAFYHRVGMHPDLAPIFPDDLTETARKQKQFLTQYLGGPPLYTNEHGHPMLRARHLPFEITPTRATAWLACMTEAMDDVGLEGPVREDFYARLYLTAQHMINTPDDETGDNL, via the coding sequence ATGGTTGAGAATAAGACCTTACCATTCGAAGCCATTGGCGAAAGGACACTTCACCGGCTGGTCGATGCTTTTTACCACCGAGTTGGAATGCATCCTGATCTTGCTCCTATATTCCCTGATGATTTAACGGAAACTGCTCGAAAGCAAAAGCAGTTCTTAACTCAATATTTAGGAGGACCACCCTTATATACCAATGAACATGGGCACCCCATGCTCCGTGCACGCCATTTACCGTTCGAAATTACGCCGACCAGAGCGACAGCCTGGCTCGCCTGCATGACGGAAGCCATGGATGACGTAGGACTTGAAGGACCTGTGAGGGAGGACTTTTACGCAAGACTTTACCTGACCGCCCAGCATATGATTAATACACCAGACGATGAAACTGGTGATAACCTATGA
- a CDS encoding lytic transglycosylase domain-containing protein: MNVNQLKVMLELQALQNFNQPTNQSGNGLFQEMLSGILMNQSDSLGSTATRLEELFDNAQTAVNNFPKQNIAQMLPPFQLTKVAGKTTADFDGIIDQAASMFNIPAKLIKSVIQKESNFNPNAISHAGASGLMQLMPATARGLGVKNVFDPAENIIAGSKYLRQMLDRYDNNLELALAAYNAGPGNVDKYGGIPPFKETQNYVQKVKDVFYG; encoded by the coding sequence ATGAATGTTAACCAGTTAAAAGTCATGCTTGAATTGCAGGCGCTCCAAAACTTCAACCAGCCAACCAACCAATCAGGAAACGGACTTTTCCAAGAAATGCTTTCCGGCATCCTTATGAATCAAAGCGACTCCCTTGGTTCTACAGCCACTAGGTTGGAAGAGTTATTTGACAATGCTCAAACTGCGGTTAACAACTTCCCAAAACAGAACATTGCACAGATGCTTCCTCCATTCCAACTGACTAAGGTGGCAGGCAAAACCACAGCGGATTTCGACGGAATAATTGATCAGGCTGCTTCTATGTTCAATATTCCAGCCAAGCTCATTAAATCCGTCATTCAAAAGGAATCGAATTTCAATCCAAATGCCATCAGCCATGCCGGTGCTTCAGGACTGATGCAACTAATGCCTGCGACAGCCAGGGGTCTTGGAGTTAAAAATGTATTTGATCCAGCGGAAAATATAATTGCTGGAAGTAAATATCTTCGTCAGATGCTCGACAGGTATGATAATAATCTGGAGCTTGCACTTGCAGCCTATAATGCCGGACCCGGAAATGTAGATAAATATGGCGGAATCCCGCCATTCAAAGAGACGCAAAACTATGTTCAAAAAGTCAAAGATGTTTTTTACGGCTAA
- a CDS encoding CYTH domain-containing protein, with the protein MSQNIEIEFKNMLTQDEFQLLRIHFYIEPEQFKKQTNHYFDTNTFALKDKGSALRIREKGSSFELTLKQPAEQGLLETNQMLTASQAQKALSSGQLPEGEVKHAVSKLMQNINSLNYFGSLTTVRAEVEYKGGLIVLDHSYYLNTEDFELEYEVTNEPEGYKVFSKLLEELQIPLRPTDNKIKRFYAKKYNLLQE; encoded by the coding sequence GTGAGCCAGAATATCGAAATAGAATTCAAGAACATGCTGACTCAAGATGAATTCCAATTACTTAGGATACACTTCTATATAGAGCCAGAGCAATTCAAAAAACAAACCAACCATTATTTTGATACAAACACATTCGCCTTGAAGGACAAAGGTTCTGCCTTAAGGATCAGAGAAAAAGGATCAAGTTTTGAATTGACATTAAAGCAGCCAGCTGAACAAGGATTGCTGGAAACAAACCAGATGTTGACGGCCAGCCAAGCTCAGAAGGCTTTGTCCTCTGGGCAACTCCCGGAAGGTGAAGTAAAACACGCAGTTTCAAAACTAATGCAAAACATAAATTCCCTGAACTACTTCGGATCGCTGACAACCGTCCGGGCAGAAGTTGAGTACAAAGGTGGATTAATTGTTTTGGACCATAGTTACTATTTAAATACAGAAGATTTTGAGCTAGAATATGAAGTGACGAATGAACCTGAAGGATATAAGGTTTTCTCTAAATTACTGGAAGAACTACAAATACCACTGAGACCGACCGATAATAAAATTAAAAGATTTTACGCTAAAAAATATAATCTTTTACAAGAATAG
- a CDS encoding GTP pyrophosphokinase family protein — translation MKHWDQFLEPYKHAVEELKVKLKGIRSQYELHSDHSPIEFVTGRVKPIASILDKAHQKGISLDKLDSEMQDIAGLRIMCQFVDDIKTVVELLRSRNDFEIVEERDYISNKKTSGYRSYHVVIRYPVQTIRGERKILAEIQIRTLAMNFWATVEHSLNYKYKGLFPEDIKIRLQRAAEAAFRLDEEMSTIRGEIQDAQAFFTRKKEMQQDGKK, via the coding sequence GTGAAACACTGGGATCAATTTTTAGAACCCTATAAGCATGCTGTTGAAGAATTGAAGGTAAAGCTTAAGGGAATCAGGAGCCAGTATGAGCTCCATTCCGACCATTCCCCGATTGAATTCGTCACGGGAAGGGTAAAGCCTATTGCAAGCATACTCGATAAAGCCCATCAAAAAGGAATTTCACTGGATAAGCTTGACTCAGAAATGCAGGATATTGCTGGCCTGAGAATCATGTGCCAGTTTGTGGATGATATCAAGACAGTTGTGGAACTACTGAGAAGCCGGAATGATTTTGAGATAGTAGAAGAAAGGGATTACATCTCAAATAAAAAAACGAGCGGCTACCGCTCTTATCATGTGGTAATCCGCTATCCTGTCCAGACGATCCGAGGCGAAAGAAAGATCCTGGCAGAAATCCAAATCAGGACATTAGCGATGAATTTCTGGGCGACAGTAGAGCATTCGCTTAATTATAAATATAAGGGGCTTTTTCCGGAAGATATAAAGATCAGGCTGCAGCGTGCAGCAGAGGCCGCTTTCCGGCTCGATGAAGAAATGTCGACCATCCGAGGGGAAATTCAGGATGCGCAAGCATTTTTTACACGAAAAAAAGAAATGCAGCAGGATGGGAAGAAATAG
- a CDS encoding NAD kinase, producing MKFAITSKGDSRSNTLMHKMKTYLLDFDLQYDEDQPDICISVGGDGTLLYAFHRYSSRLDKTAFIGVHTGHLGFYADWVPEEIEKLVIAVAKTPYQVIEYPLLEVIIRYQHGGRETRYLALNESTVKSVEGTLVMDVEIRGQHFERFRGDGLCVSTPSGSTAYNKALGGAILHPSLRAIQVAEMASINNRVFRTVGSPLILPDHHTCTLKPVNRPDFQVTVDHLTLLHKDVKSIQFRVADEKIRFARFRPFPFWKRVHDSFISDSD from the coding sequence ATGAAATTTGCGATCACTTCAAAAGGGGATTCCCGGTCCAATACGTTGATGCACAAAATGAAAACGTATCTTTTGGACTTTGATCTACAATATGATGAGGACCAGCCGGATATTTGCATCTCGGTAGGAGGGGATGGCACTCTTTTATATGCCTTCCATCGATATAGCAGCAGGCTGGACAAAACAGCATTCATTGGAGTACATACCGGGCACTTGGGCTTTTATGCCGATTGGGTCCCTGAAGAAATCGAAAAACTTGTCATCGCCGTGGCCAAAACGCCATACCAGGTGATTGAATACCCATTGCTGGAGGTTATCATCAGGTACCAGCATGGCGGGAGGGAAACAAGGTATCTAGCCCTGAATGAATCAACCGTCAAATCTGTTGAAGGCACCCTGGTCATGGATGTTGAAATCAGAGGGCAGCATTTTGAACGCTTCCGTGGTGACGGGTTATGCGTATCCACACCTTCAGGAAGTACAGCCTACAATAAAGCTTTGGGCGGAGCCATCCTGCATCCTTCATTAAGGGCAATCCAGGTTGCCGAAATGGCCTCCATCAATAACCGTGTATTCCGGACAGTGGGATCACCGCTGATTCTTCCTGATCACCATACCTGTACATTAAAACCAGTGAATAGACCAGATTTCCAGGTAACGGTTGACCATTTGACACTTCTGCATAAAGACGTGAAATCGATTCAATTTCGCGTAGCAGATGAGAAAATCCGCTTCGCCCGTTTCCGCCCGTTCCCATTCTGGAAAAGGGTGCATGATTCCTTTATCTCTGATAGTGATTAG
- a CDS encoding RluA family pseudouridine synthase, whose amino-acid sequence MAKNFTLEFTAAKADQGKMLREYLKEKEISKSALTDIKFKGGFISVNGQEVTVRYILQSTDVVKIVFPPEIPSEGMKGEELPLSIVYEDEYLLVINKPPGMNTIPSREHPIGSLASGLIGYYERNGISATTHIVTRLDRDTSGLVLIAKHSHVHHLFSKQQRSGGVKRTYEAFAVGDVVKDEGMIEAPIARKPDSIIERVVHPEGQYACTLFEVIKRYREFTHMNIRLKTGRTHQIRVHMSYLGHPLIGDTLYGGNKDLMQRQALHCRELTFIHPFLHKPMHFTANLPNDMEEVLNEGKSC is encoded by the coding sequence ATGGCAAAAAACTTCACACTTGAATTCACAGCCGCAAAAGCTGATCAGGGGAAGATGTTAAGGGAATACCTCAAAGAGAAGGAAATTTCAAAATCTGCTCTGACAGACATCAAGTTCAAGGGTGGATTTATTTCGGTGAATGGCCAAGAAGTGACTGTCAGGTATATTTTGCAATCCACTGATGTTGTCAAAATTGTATTCCCTCCCGAAATCCCATCAGAAGGGATGAAGGGGGAGGAACTACCGCTTTCAATTGTATATGAGGATGAATACTTGCTGGTAATCAACAAACCTCCGGGGATGAATACGATTCCTTCCAGGGAACATCCGATCGGCAGCCTAGCGAGCGGACTGATCGGATATTATGAGAGAAATGGTATTTCCGCTACGACTCATATTGTTACCAGGCTTGACAGGGACACTTCCGGACTCGTTCTGATTGCCAAACATAGTCATGTTCATCATTTATTCAGTAAGCAGCAGCGTTCGGGTGGTGTGAAACGGACATATGAAGCTTTTGCTGTAGGGGATGTTGTAAAGGATGAAGGGATGATTGAAGCGCCAATCGCAAGAAAGCCAGACAGCATCATTGAACGGGTTGTGCATCCAGAAGGACAATATGCCTGTACTTTGTTTGAGGTAATCAAACGATATCGAGAGTTCACTCATATGAACATCAGGCTAAAAACAGGCAGAACCCATCAAATCAGGGTGCATATGAGTTACCTTGGCCATCCGCTGATAGGTGATACTTTGTATGGCGGTAACAAAGACTTAATGCAAAGGCAAGCATTGCATTGCAGGGAACTTACCTTTATCCACCCGTTTTTACATAAACCAATGCATTTTACAGCAAATCTTCCCAACGATATGGAAGAAGTGCTTAATGAAGGCAAGTCGTGCTAA
- the prpE gene encoding bis(5'-nucleosyl)-tetraphosphatase PrpE, whose protein sequence is MNLDIIGDIHGCFVEFEELTKKMGYNWSTGLPVHPDGRQLAFVGDLTDRGPESIKTAKLVWDLVVNKKSAFYVPGNHCNKLYRYLLGNKVQTTHGLETTVSEYMSMNPEMKNDFREKFLRLYESAPLYHVLDQGRLVIAHAGIREDYIGKNNSKVKTFVLYGDITGQSNPDGTPVRRDWAKNYQGKAAVVYGHTPVREPRILNNTYNIDTGAVFGGNLTALRYPKMELVSVPSTLPFVPEKFREIK, encoded by the coding sequence ATGAACCTCGATATAATTGGGGATATCCATGGCTGTTTTGTTGAATTTGAAGAACTCACTAAAAAAATGGGATACAACTGGAGCACTGGCCTTCCTGTTCATCCTGATGGCCGTCAACTTGCTTTTGTCGGTGATCTGACTGACCGCGGACCGGAATCCATAAAAACTGCAAAGCTGGTATGGGATTTAGTTGTAAATAAAAAATCTGCTTTTTATGTTCCCGGAAACCATTGCAATAAATTGTACCGCTACCTGTTAGGAAATAAAGTCCAGACGACTCATGGACTTGAGACAACTGTTTCGGAATATATGTCGATGAATCCAGAGATGAAGAATGATTTCCGTGAAAAATTCCTCAGGTTATATGAATCTGCACCTTTATACCATGTCCTCGACCAGGGGCGCCTTGTGATAGCACACGCGGGGATCCGTGAAGATTATATAGGGAAAAATAACTCTAAAGTAAAAACATTTGTCCTCTATGGCGACATCACAGGGCAAAGCAATCCGGATGGGACTCCTGTCCGCCGTGATTGGGCAAAGAACTATCAAGGAAAAGCAGCCGTTGTTTATGGGCATACACCCGTTAGAGAGCCAAGAATTCTCAATAATACTTATAATATCGATACAGGAGCTGTTTTTGGCGGTAATTTGACAGCCTTGCGGTATCCAAAGATGGAACTCGTATCCGTTCCCTCCACCCTGCCATTTGTTCCGGAAAAATTCAGGGAGATAAAATAA
- the mgtE gene encoding magnesium transporter, translating to MEALYSEKIDDFRAEFLDLHPYDQAEFFSELDDEDRAKVYIFLSPEEMADLFENLEADEEDFKDVLAQMNPNYAADMLSNMYADDAVDVLNELDKDQVASYLTIMDEEAAQEIKDLLHYEEYTAGSIMTTEFIAISANQTVRSAMYILKKEAPQAETIYYIFVIDEDKRLAGVISLRDLIVADDETMIAEVMNDRVVSVSVGEDQEEVARMMRDYNFLALPVVDFQNHLLGIITVDDIIDVMEEEASDDYSKLAGIADLDTVDRNPLTAAKKRLPWLIILLFLGMFTASLIGRFEDTLDKVAILAVFIPLIAGMAGNTGTQALAVAVRGIATGDLDKESKWNIILREAGTGFITGAVCGILVTFIVYFWKGELFLGALVGISIFITLIIATLAGSLVPLLMHRLKIDPAVASGPFITTINDIISILIYFGIATAFMSYLT from the coding sequence ATGGAAGCACTTTACTCTGAAAAAATTGATGATTTCCGTGCGGAATTTTTAGACTTGCATCCATATGACCAGGCCGAATTTTTCAGTGAGCTTGATGATGAGGATCGTGCGAAAGTATATATTTTCCTTTCACCAGAAGAGATGGCCGACCTATTCGAGAACCTGGAAGCCGATGAAGAAGATTTTAAAGATGTGTTGGCCCAGATGAATCCTAATTACGCGGCTGATATGCTTTCAAATATGTATGCGGATGACGCAGTAGATGTATTGAATGAACTTGATAAAGATCAGGTTGCCAGTTATTTGACGATTATGGACGAAGAGGCAGCACAGGAAATCAAGGACTTGCTGCATTATGAAGAATACACAGCCGGAAGTATCATGACAACAGAATTCATTGCGATCTCTGCCAACCAGACGGTGAGATCAGCCATGTATATCCTGAAAAAAGAAGCGCCTCAAGCTGAGACGATTTATTATATTTTTGTTATTGATGAAGATAAAAGGCTGGCTGGTGTTATATCTTTGAGAGACCTGATTGTGGCGGATGATGAAACGATGATTGCAGAGGTCATGAATGATCGCGTTGTATCCGTGTCTGTTGGAGAGGATCAGGAGGAAGTCGCCCGGATGATGAGAGATTATAATTTCCTTGCTCTTCCTGTCGTGGACTTCCAAAATCATCTTCTAGGAATCATAACGGTTGATGACATCATCGACGTAATGGAAGAAGAGGCTTCTGATGATTACTCAAAGCTGGCAGGTATCGCGGATCTTGATACCGTAGACCGAAATCCGTTAACCGCTGCCAAGAAACGTCTGCCATGGCTCATCATTTTGCTTTTTTTGGGCATGTTCACGGCAAGCTTGATTGGTAGATTTGAGGATACTTTGGATAAGGTAGCTATTTTGGCAGTTTTCATTCCGCTTATCGCCGGTATGGCGGGGAATACTGGAACCCAGGCACTGGCTGTAGCTGTAAGGGGAATTGCAACGGGGGACCTTGATAAAGAGAGCAAATGGAACATTATCCTGAGAGAAGCGGGAACTGGATTCATTACTGGAGCCGTTTGTGGTATCCTTGTCACATTTATTGTGTATTTCTGGAAAGGTGAATTATTCCTCGGAGCGTTAGTCGGCATTTCCATCTTCATTACGCTGATCATTGCAACGCTGGCAGGGTCGCTGGTTCCGCTGCTCATGCACAGGTTGAAAATCGACCCTGCTGTCGCATCAGGTCCTTTTATCACCACAATCAACGATATCATCAGTATCTTGATTTATTTTGGAATTGCTACTGCTTTCATGAGCTATCTTACTTAA